In Eleutherodactylus coqui strain aEleCoq1 chromosome 4, aEleCoq1.hap1, whole genome shotgun sequence, the following are encoded in one genomic region:
- the SLC22A15 gene encoding solute carrier family 22 member 15, translating to MEVEDALKLVGEMGIYQIFLCFLLAVILQLYVATEVVLITILGVTPPYHWVYDEPHSLLQNASQKHGHLYFEGNFTSISSEWSLVDTQAYKVSAASSIFFGGVLVGVVSFGQLSDRFGRKRVYVTGLALDIVFSLLNALSPSFTVFLSTRFFVGLMNGGMSLIAFVLLNECIGATYWAIAGSLASLCFALGIAQFALIGYFVRSWRLLALVVNIQGLTIFLLSLWIPESPRWLYAQGRLHEAQEALLFMGRWNCSKPKPFSLTPRPKDSAPRSNILSICCSDVLRRRTLLMMWAWFVCSLVYYGLTLSTGDLGGNIYLNLALSGLVEVPAYPLCMYLINHKSFGRKRSLCGFLSLGGVACLVIMVVPEQRGSLRWLNSQTFSLLGKLCISAAFNIVYIYTSELYPTTVRSLGMGVCSMVSRFGGIIAPFIPRLRSVQWSLPYVVFGCSGVTAGLLSLLLPETLNCPLPETLSDLQVSTYRRLEEESCLLHENTGQGDPIDEISSADEEEEEL from the exons atggaggTGGAGGATGCCCTGAAGCTGGTTGGGGAGATGGGGATCTATCAGATCTTCCTGTGTTTCCTGCTGGCTGTTATATTACAG CTCTACGTGGCCACAGAGGTGGTACTCATCACTATTCTGGGGGTCACCCCTCCGTATCACTGGGTGTATGATGAACCCCATTCCCTGCTGCAGAACGCCAGTCAGAAACATGGACACCTGTACTTTGAGGGAAACTTCACATCCATCAGCTCTGAG TGGTCGCTGGTGGACACTCAGGCGTACAAGGTCAGCGCTGCCAGCTCCATTTTCTTTGGAGGGGTATTGGTCGGAGTCGTTTCATTTGGACAACTATCGGACCGCTTTGGAAGGAAGCGGGTGTATGTAACGG GTCTAGCGCTGGACATTGTCTTCTCTCTGCTGAATGCTTTGTCGCCCTCGTTCACCGTCTTCCTCTCTACTCGATTCTTCGTGGGGTTAATGAATGGAGGGATGTCCCTTATCGCCTTTGTGCTGCTTAATGAATGCATCGGTGCCACCTACTGGGCAATAGCAG GATCTCTGGCCAGTCTCTGTTTTGCTCTGGGAATTGCGCAGTTCGCTCTCATCGGATACTTTGTACGCTCGTGGCGGCTCCTGGCGCTGGTGGTGAATATACAAGGCCTGACCATCTTCCTGCTCTCGTT GTGGATCCCGGAGTCTCCACGCTGGCTCTATGCTCAAGGCCGCCTCCATGAAGCTCAGGAGGCGCTGCTCTTCATGGGACGCTGGAACTGCTCCAAGCCAAAGCCGTTCTCCCTGACCCCCCGGCCTAAGGACTCTGCCCCGCGGTCCAACATCCTCAGCATCTGTTGCAGTGATGTGCTGCGCCGTCGTACTCTGCTCATGATGTGGGCATG GTTTGTCTGCAGCCTTGTGTATTATGGACTGACGCTCAGCACAGGAGACCTGGGAGGAAATATCTACTTGAATCTAGCGCTTTCTGGGCTTGTCGAGGTCCCGGCATATCCGCTATGCATGTATCTCATCAATCACAAAAG CTTTGGTCGGAAAAGATCTCTCTGTGGCTTCTTGAGTCTTGGTGGAGTCGCGTGTCTGGTCATTATGGTCGTACCTGAGCAGAGAG GTTCGCTGCGCTGGTTGAACAGTCAGACGTTTTCTCTGCTGGGGAAGCTTTGTATAAGCGCAGCCTTTAACATCGTCTATATATACACGTCGGAGTTGTATCCCACCACTGTCAG GAGCCTGGGGATGGGCGTCTGTTCCATGGTCTCTCGGTTTGGAGGAATCATTGCGCCATTCATCCCACGTCTG CGCTCGGTCCAGTGGTCTCTCCCTTACGTGGTGTTCGGCTGCTCGGGGGTGACCGCTGGCCTTCTCAGCCTCTTGTTACcggaaaccctgaactgtccGCTGCCGGAGACCCTGAGTGATCTGCAGGTATCCACGTACCGCCGCCTGGAGGAGGAGTCATGTCTGCTGCATGAGAACACGGGACAG GGTGACCCCATTGATGAGATCTCCAGTGcagatgaagaggaggaagaactCTGA